A stretch of the Psychroserpens sp. Hel_I_66 genome encodes the following:
- the tpiA gene encoding triose-phosphate isomerase has protein sequence MRKHIVAGNWKMNNDLAQTQTLISELKKQSKTSNAEVMIAPSYTNLWPAFQATREEGEIEVVAQNMHFAENGAYTGEVNASMLKSIGIKTVILGHSERRAYYNETDDSLAKKVDAALANDMRIIFCFGEELQDRKAGNEENIVESQIKNALFHLDASAFKHIILAYEPVWAIGTGETASPEQAQNMHAFIRKTLATKYGDDVANSVSILYGGSVKPNNAKEIFGKPDVDGGLIGGASLKAEDFYAIVNAF, from the coding sequence ATGAGAAAACATATAGTTGCAGGAAACTGGAAAATGAATAACGATTTGGCTCAAACCCAAACATTAATTTCAGAATTAAAGAAACAATCAAAAACTTCAAATGCAGAAGTCATGATTGCACCATCATACACCAACCTTTGGCCTGCGTTTCAAGCAACAAGAGAAGAAGGTGAAATTGAGGTTGTTGCACAAAACATGCATTTTGCAGAAAACGGAGCATATACAGGAGAAGTGAACGCAAGTATGTTAAAAAGTATTGGCATTAAAACCGTAATTTTAGGTCATAGTGAACGTCGTGCATATTATAACGAAACCGATGATTCTCTTGCTAAAAAAGTAGATGCAGCTCTAGCAAACGACATGAGAATTATTTTCTGTTTTGGAGAAGAATTACAAGATCGTAAAGCTGGAAACGAAGAAAACATAGTAGAATCACAAATTAAAAATGCGCTTTTTCATTTAGACGCTTCGGCATTTAAACATATCATTCTGGCTTACGAGCCCGTTTGGGCAATTGGTACTGGCGAAACTGCGAGTCCTGAGCAAGCACAGAATATGCACGCATTTATTAGAAAAACATTAGCTACAAAATATGGTGACGATGTCGCAAACTCTGTATCCATTCTTTATGGAGGCAGTGTAAAGCCAAACAACGCCAAAGAGATTTTTGGAAAGCCAGACGTTGATGGCGGACTCATTGGTGGAGCATCCTTAAAAGCAGAGGATTTCTATGCGATTGTAAACGCGTTTTAA
- a CDS encoding TlpA family protein disulfide reductase produces MKKIIYLAFLAFCITNCEAQKEPKQFSTIALQENFVNLDGEKVSLKSILETYKGQTVLIDVWASWCRDCIVGFPDVKALQNEFTDIKYVFLSMDKSQKSWKNGIKKYDITGEHFFMPKGWDSVFSDFVGLDWVPRYMVIDSESNIKLFRAIKASDPKIKEHLK; encoded by the coding sequence ATGAAAAAAATAATATACCTAGCATTTTTAGCTTTTTGCATCACAAATTGTGAAGCGCAAAAGGAACCAAAACAATTTTCAACAATTGCATTACAAGAGAATTTTGTAAATCTTGACGGTGAAAAAGTCAGCTTGAAATCTATCTTAGAGACCTATAAAGGGCAAACCGTTTTAATAGATGTCTGGGCAAGTTGGTGTAGAGATTGTATTGTTGGATTTCCAGATGTAAAAGCGTTACAAAACGAATTTACAGATATTAAATATGTATTTTTATCAATGGATAAAAGCCAGAAAAGCTGGAAGAACGGAATAAAAAAATATGATATCACAGGAGAGCATTTCTTTATGCCAAAAGGTTGGGACAGCGTTTTTAGTGATTTTGTAGGATTGGACTGGGTACCAAGATACATGGTAATTGATAGTGAAAGCAATATCAAATTATTTAGGGCAATAAAAGCAAGTGACCCAAAAATAAAAGAACATTTAAAATAA
- a CDS encoding helix-turn-helix domain-containing protein, with the protein MNYNIYNSIILAGVIQGLIFGAVVFLSEKYNHKSVYFLATIIVTYSFNNLQYYFVDIGLIDYDTFFKYYYFPWAELVPALLYFYVLSFLFPENKNSKKSKWLLSLFGLHFLISTVYKVLVRINSKSEFLEQLTGVLRYYSAYYAELVTGLLGICILVILFFKIKIYQKTHFEFQRHYIRLDLNWLKITMLLFLVLTLLNVYLVVTDMTLFDDISYYPVWILLTIIIYWLGHIGIYKYGIVEERKQIRQKKSVKRAPISESKTKHIIIERLKQYLENEKRFLDSSLTLEKTADTLELSQGHLSKIINTELEISFKDYINTLRVEEAKSYLKDKDFSNYTLVAIGLEAGFNSKSAFNTSFKKITGETPSQFKQRHIN; encoded by the coding sequence TTGAATTATAATATATATAACAGCATCATTTTAGCAGGCGTTATTCAAGGTCTCATATTTGGTGCTGTTGTTTTTTTGTCTGAAAAATATAATCACAAAAGCGTCTATTTTTTAGCAACAATAATAGTGACATATTCATTTAATAATCTACAGTATTATTTTGTAGACATTGGTTTAATCGATTATGATACCTTTTTTAAATACTACTACTTTCCTTGGGCAGAATTAGTCCCTGCATTGTTGTATTTTTATGTTTTGAGTTTTTTATTTCCTGAGAATAAAAACAGTAAAAAATCGAAATGGCTTTTATCGCTTTTCGGCCTTCATTTTTTAATTAGTACAGTCTATAAAGTTTTAGTTAGGATAAATTCAAAGTCAGAATTTCTAGAACAATTAACTGGTGTTTTAAGATATTATTCTGCTTATTATGCAGAATTAGTCACAGGATTATTAGGTATTTGCATATTGGTTATTTTATTCTTTAAGATAAAAATCTATCAGAAAACGCATTTTGAATTTCAGCGACACTATATCCGATTAGACTTAAATTGGTTAAAAATAACAATGTTACTTTTTTTGGTGCTAACCCTATTAAATGTTTATTTGGTCGTAACAGATATGACGCTTTTTGATGATATTTCTTATTACCCCGTTTGGATTCTTTTGACCATTATTATTTATTGGTTGGGTCACATAGGTATTTATAAATACGGTATTGTTGAAGAACGAAAACAAATAAGACAGAAAAAAAGTGTAAAAAGAGCTCCAATTTCAGAGTCAAAAACAAAGCACATTATTATTGAGCGGTTAAAACAATATCTCGAAAACGAAAAACGTTTTTTAGACTCCTCATTAACTTTAGAAAAAACCGCTGATACATTAGAGTTGAGTCAAGGACACCTTTCAAAAATTATCAACACTGAATTAGAGATAAGTTTCAAGGACTACATTAATACTTTGAGGGTAGAGGAAGCAAAGTCTTATTTAAAAGATAAGGATTTTTCAAACTACACCTTAGTTGCTATTGGTCTTGAAGCAGGATTTAATTCTAAATCAGCTTTTAACACCTCATTTAAAAAAATTACGGGAGAAACACCTTCTCAATTTAAACAACGACACATCAATTAG
- a CDS encoding ABC transporter permease, with protein MIKYILNKTFYALLTLFGVVTVIFLLFNVLGGDPAQMMLGQNEDSEQIAAVKAKYGFDKPIGTQYLYYLNDLSPISFHSTNPTDYTFLSEGKYTATHLFTFGKSTTVIKFPYLRESFAKQGKKVSQVIGETLPNTAVLAVSAIVIAIVLGIIFGIISALYKDQWVDKTIQIFSTLGMSVPSFFSAILFAWFFGFVLHKYTNLEMTGSLYELDDFGEKSHIKWKNLILPAIVLGIRPLAVVIQLMRNSLLEVFNQDYIRTARAKGLSEFQIIKKHAVKNALNPVVTAISGWFASMLAGAVFVEYIFGWNGLGKEIVNALNTLDLPVIMGSVLVIAVLFIIINIFVDVIYGWLDPKVKLE; from the coding sequence CTGATAAAATACATCCTAAATAAAACCTTTTACGCGTTACTTACACTTTTTGGTGTGGTCACAGTTATTTTTCTACTTTTTAATGTTTTGGGAGGTGATCCTGCACAAATGATGTTAGGTCAAAATGAAGACAGCGAGCAAATTGCAGCAGTCAAGGCCAAATATGGGTTTGATAAACCAATTGGCACACAATATTTATATTATCTAAATGACTTATCTCCAATCTCATTTCATTCTACAAACCCAACAGATTATACATTCTTGAGTGAGGGCAAATATACAGCAACACATCTGTTTACCTTCGGAAAATCAACTACCGTTATTAAATTCCCATATCTAAGAGAATCCTTTGCCAAACAAGGTAAAAAAGTATCACAGGTTATTGGAGAAACCTTACCAAACACAGCAGTTTTAGCAGTATCTGCAATCGTAATCGCAATAGTTTTAGGTATTATCTTCGGAATCATATCTGCACTCTACAAAGACCAATGGGTAGATAAAACCATCCAAATTTTTAGTACTTTGGGCATGAGCGTACCGTCTTTTTTCAGTGCCATATTATTTGCGTGGTTTTTTGGATTTGTATTGCACAAATACACCAATTTAGAAATGACCGGAAGTTTGTACGAACTTGATGACTTTGGTGAGAAATCACATATCAAGTGGAAAAACCTCATATTACCAGCAATTGTTTTAGGGATTCGTCCCTTAGCAGTAGTCATTCAGTTGATGCGAAATTCACTCTTAGAAGTATTTAACCAAGATTATATTAGAACCGCGAGAGCAAAAGGGCTCAGCGAATTTCAGATTATAAAAAAACACGCAGTAAAAAATGCTTTGAATCCTGTAGTTACAGCAATATCAGGTTGGTTCGCATCCATGCTGGCAGGCGCAGTATTTGTAGAGTATATTTTTGGATGGAACGGTCTTGGTAAAGAAATAGTGAATGCTTTAAATACATTAGATTTACCAGTGATTATGGGATCTGTATTGGTAATTGCAGTTTTGTTTATTATCATTAATATCTTTGTCGATGTTATTTACGGGTGGTTAGATCCAAAAGTGAAATTAGAGTAA